The nucleotide sequence CGATCGACTGGGTCACGCAGGCCGTGGATCGGAGGGAGTCCACGAACACGATCCGCGTGCTCACCGGCCTCCTCGCGGGAGCGACCATGGCCGACGGGATCGCGCTCATCGTTCTCCAGCAGTGGGCGCTCGTTGCGGCCGCGGGTCTCGTCCTGACCGGATACATCCTCGGAATCCTTCTCGCGATCCGGAGATCGGGCGCGTGGGCGCAGATCATCGAGGAGCACTTTCCCGGTCTCGAGATCGAAACGACTCCCTGAGAGCTGCGATGTAGCGGGCCCTTGGGGAAGCGGGCGACGGCGTTCCTCCAGGAGCCC is from Thermoplasmata archaeon and encodes:
- a CDS encoding DUF2085 domain-containing protein — protein: MSESGGANGDAPRWEYLIAHHFPARYSRTFAVPWGTRRYHICARCTGEVVGALAYIAFVIVALPRYTGFFTPHVQFLFAFAPLPGAIDWVTQAVDRRESTNTIRVLTGLLAGATMADGIALIVLQQWALVAAAGLVLTGYILGILLAIRRSGAWAQIIEEHFPGLEIETTP